Genomic DNA from Paenibacillus donghaensis:
CTTAATCCAGGTATCCTGGGCCAGATCCTCCGCATCCCAGCGTGAGCCGGTCAGGGATAGGCAATAGCGGTTTAAGCTATTTTGCAGGTTGTGAATGAGGTGTTCCTTGCTCTCTCCGGTGTGCTGTTGATCATGAACAAGCATGCTGCATTTCTCCTTTACGGTGTGATCACTCGCATATGTGGACTGCCAACTCATTTAAAGATATCGCGAATAACTATGGGAAGCAAACCCGGTCTGACCCATGCGGGTATAGCCTGATCCGGAATTTGCTTTATCTATGTAAACGAATAGAACCTTCAATAAGATACGCCAGGCGGCACATTTGGTTAAATGCGCGGCAGGCGTATCTTTTGTATGCACAGGACCGTTTACAGAGCGAAGAATAAATGAGTCACTACCAGGAGGGATCAGGTAATGAGTATTGTGCCATATGTTATTGAGCAGACTGCCCAAGGGGAACGTTCCTATGATATTTATTCCAGGCTGCTGAAGGACCGGATTGTGTTTGTGGGAGCGGCGATCGATGACCAGCTGGCGAACAGCATTATCGCCCAGCTGCTGTTTCTGGCGGCGGATGATCCAGAGAAGGATATCCAGATGTACATTAACAGTCCGGGTGGCTCGACTTCCGCCGGGTTTGGCATTTATGATACGATGCAGGTAATCACGCCAAGGGTAAATACGATCTGCACCGGATTCGCCGCCTCTTTCGGTTCGCTGCTGCTGCTGGCGGGTGCCAAAGGCTTCCGCTGCGCGCTGCCGAACAGTGAGATCATGATCCATCAGCCGCATGGGGGAGCCCAGGGACAGGCCAGCGATATTGCCATTTCCGCCCGCCGCATTCTGCAGGTGAGAGAGAAGGTGGTGCAGATAACCGCAGAGCGTACAGGCCAGCCAGTGGAGAAGGTGGCGAACGATATGGACCGGGATTATTTCATGTCTGCGCAGGAAGCATTGGAATACGGGATCATCGACAAGATCATAACCAAACTTTAAGGAGGGCTTGCTAATGTTGAACAGCTTGGTGGGCAAGGAAGTAACAGTTGCTTTTCTGGATGGCACGTTGGCTACCGGAGGTGTGCTTGCAGAAGCGGATGAACGGTATGTGAAATACCAGACTGAGTACCAGGAGCTGTACATCCCCATCACCTCCATAAGAGATGTGACGTTGGATACGAAGCCGCGTGAGCGCAACCGTGTCGGTTTCGGCCAATAGGTAATATTGGTTTGAATTGTTCTGAGGAGCGCCGAATGGTGAAATGAGAGGAATTCCTCGCTGGGCCTAGGTAGTAACGATGTAGTAACCTTTTTCTGCTTAACCAGCGGGAGGACGGACTGGTTGTGGAAAAGCTGCAGCGGTGCCTAACGATTGGAACAACGACCTATTCGCGGAGCGTTCACACCTATAGCCTACATCGATCTTGTTCAAAACAATAAGGGTGTCCCAAGCAGCCATTTCATGGCTTTTGGGACACCCTTATTTTATTCTTAGGTTACTACCTAGGCCTCCCGCCTTCTCTCTATAGGTTGGAGTGTTCAAAGTAGAAAACCCTTGTCTGGCGATTATCAGCCATTCCTCCAGCGACTCCCGGCGTAGATTGCGCTTGACGATAAAATCCACATGTTCGTTCAGGCACACATTCGAAATCTCCAGCGCATCATTGCCGGCATCCATGCGTACGAGCAGCGGCAGCCAGGACGACGGTTTTCCATCAGGGAGGGTGACCTGAACCCCATATCCTTTCAGCTGTAACATGAAACCTGCGCCTCTTAAGCCGGGAGGTTCTGAAAGGGGCAAACATGAATCCAGGGTCTTCCTGTGATAAGCTGGAGATGGAAAAGCAACAACATTGCAAATTATGACGAATGCAGAGGGGGTGGCCATTACGTTTTTTTATCTGTTATCCATATTGGTCGTTCTTGCGGATCAGGCTGCCAAATGGGGGGTACGCTCCAACATGGAGCTGGGGGAAACCATTCCTGTGTGGAGCGGGCACCTGCAGTTTACGTATTACGAGAACAGCGGCGCAGCGTTCAGCTCTTTTCAGGGCTACGGCCAGTATTTCGCCATAGTTGCCGTGGCCTTTGTCGCTGCTGTGTTCTATTACAGACGCAAGGGAGAACTGCGCGGACCTTTGCTGGAAGCAGCCAGCGGATTTCTGGTCGGCGGGGCTGTTGGCAACGC
This window encodes:
- the clpP gene encoding ATP-dependent Clp endopeptidase proteolytic subunit ClpP, which codes for MSIVPYVIEQTAQGERSYDIYSRLLKDRIVFVGAAIDDQLANSIIAQLLFLAADDPEKDIQMYINSPGGSTSAGFGIYDTMQVITPRVNTICTGFAASFGSLLLLAGAKGFRCALPNSEIMIHQPHGGAQGQASDIAISARRILQVREKVVQITAERTGQPVEKVANDMDRDYFMSAQEALEYGIIDKIITKL
- the lspA gene encoding signal peptidase II codes for the protein MTNAEGVAITFFYLLSILVVLADQAAKWGVRSNMELGETIPVWSGHLQFTYYENSGAAFSSFQGYGQYFAIVAVAFVAAVFYYRRKGELRGPLLEAASGFLVGGAVGNAIDRVIYHQVTDFLVFGSRGGILNLADLAINAGGLLVVVYLLKEPLKRLAFKR